Proteins co-encoded in one Malus domestica chromosome 09, GDT2T_hap1 genomic window:
- the LOC139187889 gene encoding intracellular protein transport protein USO1-like, with translation MSSSSRKNDDGVLPLYRQGGSLSKIGYFKAAHLKISSDNLFRDFLETYWHAIPSGVRVRRVKDGSSREPCSGTRRAIKFHPYYFVLGFTFPMPRFFQEVLCSMKCAPAQCSPNAVRVMVGFHNLNQFFDLGLTTNEFWYFFDIGRIDGVGQLRIRHKLFDNSSKGDHDWAKETLEISGEWESDSSPELRVSTVFISDSEFGSTPRVSPDMKKVHVALGIPSEYREWRWLLSPLRRERGGLPPEEEIKRIKADAMARPITVVEPTTNEGGKKKHSPLAQEMPAEKKTKTARGDSPAAPKIVIDLTSSKGEKERTATFVPVTPIASKAASSIAEKIAQRKSSSVPLVPKFVSKRPSGTKPDLPLKRLATMKSDKVPLSAKVAPNTASSAAATISFADKNEAARSGRLEESAKAVSGEAAKICALLKPDLLEDMDLCAQFVDGVKEIVGPSLFAKHTPEYRKTALLAMMQKTTILAAESMFLDQEDTKAAKEMARTMAAEAYSSVEKIKKLESELAALKESHTSDPTSLQLEAAHQEIMDLKTRFDAVQTKNESAEKEIERYIPQIRDLERSISELRSAAYAKDEELIATYNQAIHFKEVVDRLEPQVSELQGVLKTNDNLKKEIEELQRVRACLLEENEQLKSEKDGFEASLIQNQSDFYKLGYVDHLYGRPSDFEFSGKDFETFSISPEDLLDFTFESSIGEIAGGVDTQAGAVEGKGSKDAAAENTKAAEGVTTEQLGYVQTTEE, from the exons atgtcttcctcgagccgtaagaatgatgatggtgtgcTCCCGTTGTATCGTCAAGGCGGGTCTTTGAGCAAGATTGGCTACTTCAAAGCTGCTCACCTCAAGATTAGCTCCGACAATTtgtttagagattttcttgaaACGTATTGGCATGCCATTCCGTCGGGAGTGCGTGTGAGGCGAGTTAAAGATGGTAGCAGCCGAGAACCATGCAGTGGAACTCGGAGAGCTATCAAGTTCCATCCTTACTATTTTGTGTTAGGGTTTACTTTCCCTATGCcgcgtttcttccaagaagtgctttGCTCTATGAAATGTGCGCCTGCCCAATGTTCCCCGAATGCGGTCCGAGTGATGGTGGGGTTCCACAATTTGAACCAGTTCTTTGACTTGGGACTAACCACCAAcgaattttggtatttctttgacATAGGTCGTATTGATGGAGTTGGACAACTGCGAATCCGTCATAAGCTTTTTGATAATTCGAGTAAAGGAGATCATGATTGGGCCaaagagactttggagataagtggagaatggGAATCTGATTCTTCTCCTGAGCTGCGTGTATCAACGGTCTTCATATCTG attcggaatttggctcaactcctaGGGTTTCTCCAGATATGAAAAAAGTGCATGTCGCTCTGGGTATTCCTTCCGAGTATCGTgagtggcgttggctgcttagtcctcttcgtaGGGAAAGAGGTGGACTACccccagaagaagaaataaaacggATCAAGGCAGACGCGATGGCTCGTCCTATCACTGTGGTGGAGCCTACTAccaatgaaggtgggaaaaagaaacattccccgcttgctcaagagatgcctgcTGAGAAGAAAACGAAGACTGCTCGTGGGGATTCTCCGGCTGCTCCTAAGATTGTGATTGACCTGACTTCTTCTAAGGGCGAAAAAGAACGAACTGCTACATTTGTGCCGGTAACGCCTATTGCTTCGAAGGCTGCTAGCTCGATTGCTGAAAAAATTGCTCAGCGTAAAAGTTCTTCCGTGCCTTTGGTACCGAAGTTTGTGTCAAAACGTCCGTCCGGGACTAAACCTGACTTACCCTTGAAGAGacttgctactatgaagagtgaTAAGGTGCCCTtgtctgctaaagtggcgccgaATACTGCTTCTTCCGCTGCTGCAACCATCTCGTTTGCTGATAAGAATGAAGCTGCTCGCTCAGGCAGGCTTGAAGAATCCGCCAAGGCCGTTTCTGGGGAGGCTGCTAAGATTTGTGctcttttgaaaccagatcttcttgaagacatggatCTATGCGcccagtttgttgatggcgtcaaaGAGATTGTTGGTCCGAGTCTTTTTGCAAAGCATACACCCGAGTATAGGAAGACTGCTTTGCTAgccatgatgcagaaaacaacaattctggcagccgagtctatgttccttgaccaagaggacaccaaggctgctaaagagatggcaagaactATGGCTGCCGAAGCTTATTCTTCGGTcgaaaaaatcaaaaaattggaatctgagctTGCTGCTTTGAAGGAATCTCATACTTCTGAccccacttctctgcagcttgaggcCGCTCACCAGGAGatcatggatttgaagactaggtTTGATGCGGtccaaacaaagaatgaaagtgcagagaaggaaatcgagcgttacatacctcagattcgaGATCTTGAACGCTCCATATCTGAACTTCGctccgctgcttatgcaaaggatgaagaattgATTGCTACTTACAACCAAGCGATCCACTTCAAAGAGGTTGTTGACAGGCTTGAGCCTCAAGTGTCggaacttcaaggtgttttGAAGACCAACGACaatttgaagaaggaaattgagGAGTTGCAGCGGGTTCGTGCTTGCCTGCTTGAGGAGAATGAGCAGTTGAAGAGTGAGAAAGATGGTTTCGAGGCTTCACTTATTCAGAACCAatccgatttctacaagctgggctatgtagatcatctctatgggcggccgtctgactttgagttttccggtaaagacttcgagaccttctctatttcccCAGAAGACTTGCTCGATTTTACCTTTGAGTCTTCTATCGGTGAAATAGCTGGAGGAGTTGATACCCAGGCTGGAGCAGTCGAGGGTAAAGGTTCGAAGGATGCCGCTGCTGAGAACACcaaggctgctgaaggtgtaacGACCGAGCAGTTGGGATATGTCCAAACTactgaagagtag